The Ipomoea triloba cultivar NCNSP0323 chromosome 4, ASM357664v1 DNA segment ATTATCCAGAGATAACTAAGATGGTTTACAATTCAATTTATCAtattaattaaaactaaattttttatatttagaaactaaataagttgtattaaattaaaaagtacagttaaagaaaataattaaacaacaaaGTGTTTGTTAGCTTGACCTTTAAATAGTAAaatatgacacattttatgtgaTAGGAGTATGAATTATGATACTAACATCCAAGTGTTTAACAAGCTTAAAGAAAGGCTAATGGAATTCCTTTGCAAATCATCATTTCAACAATATAGATTAGGATCAATATTTTTGTAGAGAACTCTAAATAGTTCCTTGCTTTGCTATGCTTCCTGAAATCCTGAATATTTCTATCATTTTCTGATTATCGGCAATTTAAAGCATATCCACACTGTTTTGCAGTATGTGGCAGTGGAGAGGTTACTCGATCTACTATCAATATTCTGGGAACGCTGGTCCTGCACTCGTTTTAATTCATGGTTTTGGAGCAAACAGGTCAACATTGCTTCTAGTCCACTATTTGATATAGGTATTAATTGCAGAACTAATTTACTGGCAAAGTGTTTCCATTTCTTTCTCCATTAGTGCaatctttttcaaaatttttattcatatAGTTTCTTAATCTATCAGATTCTAGTATTTGCTATGATAGTTGGCTTTTAAACTCCTTTATGTCATTggtaaaattaaagtatttgcTTACTTTTTGAAGATCTGTACGTAAAGGGAAAGGATAATAAATTTACTTCATTGCTTTTGGAGAGTTTTTCCtgtgtttatttgtttatttgtgcTTTGTTGAAGTTTCATCCTTTGTATTCTTCATTACCAAATTATGGACTTCAAATCAGCATTTTAGTTATCATGTATTCAACAGTGACCATTGGAGGAAAAACATTCCTGTTCTAGCACAATCACACCGGGTGTTCTCTATTGATCTTATTGGTTATGGTTACTCAGACAAGCCAAACCCTCGGGAACTTGTAGATCCATTCTACACCTTTGAGACATGGGCTAGTCAGCTCAATGACTTTTGCAATGATGTTGTGAGAGACAAAGCCTTCTTTATCTGCAATTCCATTGGAGGTATCCTCCCTTGGTATTCATTAGTTGTgtaactttttaactttttaacattttttttttgtatacaaCTTATACTTGTCAAAAAACACTTGTTGTATTTCTAATACGATATTTTCTATGGGCCTATGGTTTTTATATAGGAGTAGTTGGTCTTCAAGCTGCAGTCATGGAGCCTCAGTTCTGTAAGGGCATTGTTCTTTTAAATATCTCTCTTCGCATGCTGCATATAAAGAAGCAACCTTGGTATGGAAGGCCTTTCATTAGATCATTTCAGAACTTGCTGAGGTAATTTTTATTCTGAGTTTCATTCACTTTACGCCCCTTTTTCATCATTGGCGGCCTAAGTTGTACAGTTGGCGAAGTCTAAGCCATTAATCTCAAGCATTCAATGGCCCAGATCTGTTCACACGGACTCATGCGAAAGGGTGTACTCACCTGAacaattgtaatatttatgaaaatgaccccgctcattttataCTTGAATTcccatccatcagatcttgcagatcaatggtttggatttgtccaaacgttctcacttgggggaatggttctcatatgattaggattctatatatatatatatatatatatatatatatatatatatatatattgtttgttgAATATGAAGTGAACAAggcatttctttttccttgaatCTTTACCATATGCTTTCTCTCAGGAATACAGAAATTGGAAAGTTCTTCTTTAAAGCTGTTGCCACACCCAAATCAGTGAGGAGCATTCTTTGTCAGGTTGGCAATTATGAGACTGTTGGACATTTATTTGTTTTGGctgttaaaatataaaaaaaccTTCAACGCTGGCATTTAGTAGTCGAGTTTGAGGTTACTTAAAGCTATAGTGAAAACCCGTTTCCATTTTCCTCTTCATTGCAATCAGTTGTATGCACCGAAACACACTTGATTATGATTTGGTGGGGGCGTTATTAAGTTGGCAATGAATTGTATTGCAGTGCTACCATGACACGTCCCAGGTGACAGATGAATTAGTAGAAGCTATTCTTCGTCCAGGACTTGAACCTGGTGCTGTAGATGTGTTTCTTGAGTTTATTTGCTACTCCGGAGGGCCTCTTCCCGAAGAACTACTGCCCCAAGTTAaggtaaaaaatattaatttgattctCGTAGTTTCACTTTCCATACTCCATGTACCTGTATTGATCTTCCTACTACTTATTACAGTGCCCTGTTTTAGTGGCTTGGGGTGACAAGGATCCATGGGAGCCCCTAGAGCTTGGAAGGGCATATGGCAAATTTAAGACAGTTGAAGATTTCATTGTCCTCCCTAACGTTGGCCACTGCCCTCAGGTCTtccctatctctctctctctctctctctctctcgtgcACAGACACACACAACTTACTCTATTTTTTTGGGGTCACGAGGGAAATCCGCAGCCACTAACCCAgagggtgtgcactgggtaaaccccgccttATGACCCTAGCTGGCAAAAGAC contains these protein-coding regions:
- the LOC116016315 gene encoding pheophytinase, chloroplastic, which encodes MAGVAMTSTSGTSTLASSTLDFPVSFSSSPKQTKKILPTSISFPSRTHQNFPSQFLISLGTSHHNKFPKPNFSVFSSLKQGPSVDDAAKTNAPQIEVKTSMWQWRGYSIYYQYSGNAGPALVLIHGFGANSDHWRKNIPVLAQSHRVFSIDLIGYGYSDKPNPRELVDPFYTFETWASQLNDFCNDVVRDKAFFICNSIGGVVGLQAAVMEPQFCKGIVLLNISLRMLHIKKQPWYGRPFIRSFQNLLRNTEIGKFFFKAVATPKSVRSILCQCYHDTSQVTDELVEAILRPGLEPGAVDVFLEFICYSGGPLPEELLPQVKCPVLVAWGDKDPWEPLELGRAYGKFKTVEDFIVLPNVGHCPQDEAPHLVNPLVESFVSRHAASVEE